Proteins encoded by one window of Candidatus Eisenbacteria bacterium:
- a CDS encoding alcohol dehydrogenase catalytic domain-containing protein produces the protein MKAVHLRARADPATFIYEDAQRPEPGAGEVLVRVHAAAVTPTELEWEPTWTTRAGGPRPFPITSGHEFSGEIAAVGPGVADLAPGDAVSA, from the coding sequence ATGAAGGCCGTCCACCTGCGCGCGCGGGCCGACCCCGCGACGTTCATCTACGAGGACGCGCAACGTCCGGAGCCGGGAGCGGGGGAGGTCCTCGTCCGCGTGCACGCGGCGGCCGTCACACCGACCGAGCTCGAGTGGGAGCCGACGTGGACGACGCGCGCGGGCGGACCGCGACCGTTCCCGATCACCTCGGGGCACGAGTTCTCGGGTGAGATCGCCGCGGTGGGGCCCGGCGTCGCGGATCTGGCGCCGGGCGACGCCGTGTCGGCATGA
- a CDS encoding DUF2092 domain-containing protein has protein sequence MSREKLARATMAWLALGVALVATTNAETPKPKSDQTAPAAKPGPALEPKAIEILKAASARLAAARTMSFTAVAWYESPSRIGPALVYTTASEVTLQRPDKLRIITAGDGPASEFYYDGKVMMAYAPAENLVAVADAPPTIDGALKAAFDSAAIYFPFTDLMVADPYKDLAEGLTHAFVIGQSKVVGGTTTDMVAIVSDGVFAQLWIGADDKLPRMIRAVYATDPSRLRHQVELSNWKLDGEVAADSFTSARAASAQKIQFARPDPPAGATAKPAPKGAASKATK, from the coding sequence ATGAGCCGAGAGAAGCTGGCCCGCGCAACGATGGCATGGCTCGCCCTCGGTGTGGCGCTGGTCGCGACGACGAACGCCGAGACGCCGAAGCCGAAGTCCGACCAGACCGCGCCCGCCGCGAAGCCCGGGCCCGCGCTCGAGCCGAAGGCGATCGAGATCCTGAAGGCGGCGAGCGCACGGCTCGCCGCGGCTCGCACGATGTCCTTCACGGCCGTCGCTTGGTACGAGAGCCCGAGCCGCATCGGGCCGGCGCTCGTCTACACGACGGCCTCCGAGGTGACGCTCCAGCGGCCCGACAAGCTCCGCATCATCACGGCGGGCGACGGTCCCGCCTCCGAGTTCTACTACGACGGGAAGGTGATGATGGCGTACGCGCCGGCCGAGAACCTGGTTGCGGTCGCCGACGCGCCGCCCACGATCGACGGTGCGCTGAAGGCGGCTTTCGACTCGGCGGCCATCTACTTCCCCTTCACCGACCTCATGGTGGCCGATCCGTACAAGGACCTCGCCGAGGGGCTCACGCACGCGTTCGTCATCGGGCAGTCGAAGGTGGTCGGAGGAACGACGACGGACATGGTCGCCATCGTCAGCGACGGGGTGTTCGCCCAGCTGTGGATCGGTGCCGACGACAAGCTGCCCCGCATGATCCGCGCCGTCTACGCCACCGACCCGTCGCGCCTGCGGCATCAGGTGGAGCTCTCGAACTGGAAACTGGACGGCGAGGTGGCCGCCGACAGCTTCACGTCGGCGCGTGCCGCGAGCGCGCAGAAGATCCAGTTCGCGCGTCCGGACCCGCCCGCCGGCGCAACTGCCAAGCCGGCGCCGAAGGGTGCAGCCTCCAAGGCCACGAAGTGA
- a CDS encoding RNA-binding protein codes for MMRHPTIIAVAGLLMAAFAARPAAAYFHAQGNKNSWSAQGSRGTASGGDGSWSASGYRGGSASGGDGSWKATGPNGGTASGGGGSWHADGAYGGTASGGGGYWHATGAGGTTAYGGYNTYHGGYDHYYGGTYNTYHPPTTVNYYSSGCGNCGGWSAAGAAAAGVAVGAAVGAASANAAAQNAYAAGYAAGTYSMGAIYPVLPASCQYAQALSLYDCGGTWFKPSYGANGVYYRVVPAP; via the coding sequence ATGATGAGACATCCGACGATCATCGCCGTTGCCGGTCTGCTGATGGCCGCCTTCGCCGCTCGACCGGCTGCGGCCTACTTTCACGCGCAGGGCAACAAGAACTCCTGGAGCGCCCAGGGATCGCGCGGCACGGCATCGGGCGGCGATGGATCCTGGAGCGCGAGCGGCTATCGCGGCGGCTCGGCGTCCGGTGGCGACGGCTCGTGGAAAGCCACGGGCCCCAACGGCGGCACGGCGTCGGGTGGCGGCGGCTCGTGGCACGCCGACGGCGCCTACGGCGGGACCGCGTCGGGCGGAGGGGGCTACTGGCACGCGACCGGCGCGGGCGGCACGACCGCCTACGGCGGCTACAACACGTACCACGGCGGCTACGACCACTACTACGGCGGGACGTACAACACGTATCACCCGCCGACGACGGTGAACTACTACTCGTCGGGGTGCGGCAACTGCGGCGGCTGGTCCGCCGCCGGCGCCGCCGCTGCGGGCGTCGCAGTCGGCGCGGCTGTCGGCGCAGCGAGCGCGAACGCCGCTGCGCAGAACGCCTATGCGGCCGGGTACGCCGCCGGCACGTACTCGATGGGCGCCATCTACCCGGTGCTCCCGGCGAGCTGCCAATACGCGCAGGCCCTCAGTCTCTACGATTGCGGCGGCACCTGGTTCAAGCCGTCGTACGGAGCGAACGGGGTCTACTACCGCGTGGTGCCGGCGCCGTAG
- a CDS encoding AraC family transcriptional regulator, giving the protein MPDPTIAGIHVLDILDAMKAVGLDPAGLCAAAGLDLEALRVPEVRLPGETAMRIFTAAERLTGDPVIGLHAGGRAQPRGPLIYLLMSSPRLEDGMRQVARFSRLTIDTLRMSGEVEGEHASMMFDFGAPVFERSRHPVDYLLMATVRSIRRVIGEGFRLDEVRFRHADGGTRAEVEHAFGCAARFEQPDNRIVYPRRELEATSPFGNPRIAEQIEKFASLSVPASSLCERVASVARQLLVAGYRADTTSVARRVGMSERSLQRGLRDERATFRTVRDAAVREVVEALLTNPRLKLDAVALSVGFADGAALAKAVKRWTGRSPAEYRKLLAGELHAAAAPVVPARSAPASRYGAGTTR; this is encoded by the coding sequence ATGCCCGATCCGACGATCGCCGGAATCCACGTCCTGGACATCCTCGACGCCATGAAGGCCGTCGGGCTCGATCCGGCAGGCCTCTGCGCGGCGGCCGGCCTGGACCTCGAGGCGCTGCGCGTGCCGGAGGTGCGACTCCCGGGCGAGACGGCGATGCGGATCTTCACGGCGGCCGAGCGCCTCACCGGTGACCCGGTGATCGGCCTGCACGCGGGCGGGCGTGCGCAGCCACGCGGCCCGCTGATCTACCTGCTCATGTCCAGTCCCCGGCTCGAGGACGGCATGCGCCAGGTCGCGCGCTTCAGCCGGCTCACCATCGACACGCTGCGCATGTCGGGCGAGGTCGAGGGCGAGCACGCGAGCATGATGTTCGACTTCGGTGCCCCGGTGTTCGAGCGCAGCCGCCACCCCGTCGACTACCTGCTCATGGCGACCGTCCGTTCGATCCGCCGTGTGATCGGGGAAGGATTCCGGCTCGACGAGGTCCGCTTCCGCCACGCCGACGGTGGTACCCGCGCCGAGGTGGAGCACGCCTTCGGCTGCGCGGCTCGCTTCGAGCAGCCGGACAACCGCATCGTCTATCCGCGGCGCGAGCTCGAGGCGACGTCACCGTTCGGGAACCCGCGGATCGCGGAGCAGATCGAGAAGTTCGCGAGCCTCTCGGTTCCCGCCTCCTCGCTCTGCGAGCGCGTCGCGAGCGTCGCGCGCCAGCTTCTGGTCGCGGGCTATCGCGCCGACACCACCAGCGTCGCGCGCCGTGTCGGCATGAGCGAGCGGAGCCTCCAGCGTGGCCTTCGCGACGAGCGCGCGACCTTCCGGACGGTGCGCGACGCCGCCGTGCGCGAGGTCGTCGAGGCGTTGCTCACGAACCCGCGCCTCAAGCTCGACGCGGTGGCGCTCAGCGTGGGCTTCGCCGACGGCGCGGCGCTGGCGAAGGCGGTCAAGCGATGGACGGGACGCTCGCCGGCCGAATACCGAAAGCTGCTCGCCGGTGAGCTGCACGCGGCTGCGGCGCCGGTCGTCCCGGCGCGCAGCGCGCCCGCGTCCCGCTACGGCGCCGGCACCACGCGGTAG
- a CDS encoding DUF3604 domain-containing protein, whose amino-acid sequence MIHAPRNAIAWALAIAVGATLAVTNPAGATPGPWARTETREPCASFNVTRNPYFGDTHVHTTNSVDAVLFNTLNTPRDAYRFAQGEAIGLPPYDTQGNPSRLIQLGRPLDFAAVTDHSEGFGTQSVCFLPGLPGYDSAACQQLRTASTTANPALVQQVFLNLLLPTVIADPGVLPPSVCGAPPFADCASRQSLFWLDTQAAAEEFYDRSAACGFTSFVGYEWTGTPANANLHRNVIFRNDVVPSLPVTYIEQHRPQGLWAALKAQCQDVLPGCDWLAIPHNSNLSGPTGRMFLPENADGSPLTAADAATRSAMEPLVEIYQHKGSSECRPGVDSTDEQCGFEVVSRTVLIGAGNPAGPFPRLAFVRNALKEGLVQEQLLGANPFRLGIIASTDTHNGSPGNVREDSYHGHVGVNDDTPERGQLTLTGTTALGEHSPAGLAVVWAEENSRDALFAAMRRRETYGTSGPRHLVRFFAGRYPATMCGSSQLATIGYRDGATMGAEIGPISQSGPVFSVLAVKDPGDPGRPGTPLQRIQIIKGWVDATGAAQEKVFDVAGDANQGSVDTATCATSGTGPDSLCATWKDPEFDPSQRAFYYARVLENPTCRWSQYVCNQYAVDCSNPASVPSFLALCCEPRIPKTIQERSWSSPIWYRPEGLAQVRSTVVFGATPGSDRLKLTAKLGPGIAHDLATQDLRVTVRDDDDILDATIPAGTLRNGKARDVAGLDLVRFSQRGTGPARLSIKGARSNLANADRSDHMVDVEIRMGSFVVQQSRLWTLHGNALGTR is encoded by the coding sequence ATGATCCACGCCCCTCGGAACGCGATCGCCTGGGCGCTCGCCATCGCCGTCGGCGCGACCCTGGCCGTGACGAACCCGGCCGGCGCGACGCCCGGCCCGTGGGCGCGCACCGAGACGCGCGAGCCGTGCGCGAGCTTCAACGTGACGCGCAATCCGTACTTCGGCGACACGCACGTCCACACCACGAACTCCGTCGACGCGGTCCTGTTCAACACCCTCAACACGCCGCGCGACGCGTATCGCTTCGCGCAGGGCGAGGCGATCGGTCTGCCGCCGTACGACACGCAGGGCAATCCGTCGCGCCTGATCCAGCTCGGTCGCCCGCTCGACTTCGCCGCCGTCACCGATCATTCGGAGGGCTTCGGCACGCAGAGTGTCTGCTTCCTGCCCGGCCTGCCCGGCTACGACTCGGCCGCGTGCCAGCAATTGCGGACGGCGTCGACGACGGCGAATCCGGCCCTCGTGCAGCAGGTCTTCCTGAACCTCCTCCTGCCGACCGTCATCGCCGACCCCGGAGTCCTGCCACCGAGCGTGTGCGGGGCGCCGCCTTTCGCCGACTGCGCCTCGCGCCAGTCGCTGTTCTGGCTCGACACGCAGGCCGCTGCCGAGGAGTTCTACGATCGCTCGGCGGCGTGCGGCTTCACGTCGTTCGTCGGCTACGAATGGACGGGGACGCCCGCCAACGCGAACCTCCATCGCAACGTCATCTTCCGCAACGACGTCGTGCCGAGTCTGCCGGTGACGTACATCGAGCAGCACCGGCCGCAGGGCCTGTGGGCCGCGCTCAAGGCGCAATGTCAGGACGTGCTTCCCGGCTGCGACTGGCTCGCGATCCCGCACAACTCCAACCTGAGCGGTCCGACCGGGCGCATGTTCCTGCCCGAGAACGCCGACGGCAGCCCGCTCACGGCAGCCGACGCCGCCACCCGCTCGGCGATGGAGCCGCTGGTCGAGATCTATCAGCACAAGGGCAGCTCGGAGTGCCGGCCCGGCGTCGACTCGACCGACGAGCAGTGCGGCTTCGAAGTAGTGAGCCGCACCGTCCTGATCGGTGCGGGCAATCCCGCGGGGCCGTTCCCGCGACTCGCCTTCGTGCGGAACGCGTTGAAGGAGGGGCTCGTGCAGGAGCAGCTCCTCGGCGCGAACCCGTTCCGCCTCGGCATCATCGCGTCCACCGACACGCACAACGGCTCGCCGGGCAACGTGCGCGAGGACAGCTACCACGGGCACGTGGGCGTGAACGACGACACCCCGGAGCGCGGGCAGTTGACGCTCACCGGCACGACGGCGCTCGGCGAGCACAGCCCCGCCGGCCTCGCCGTCGTCTGGGCCGAGGAGAACTCGCGTGACGCGCTCTTCGCCGCCATGCGGCGGCGCGAGACCTACGGCACGAGCGGCCCGCGCCATCTGGTGCGCTTCTTCGCCGGCAGGTACCCGGCGACCATGTGCGGCAGCTCGCAGCTCGCCACCATCGGCTATCGCGACGGCGCGACGATGGGGGCCGAGATCGGACCCATCAGCCAGTCGGGCCCCGTGTTCTCGGTCCTGGCGGTGAAGGATCCGGGCGATCCCGGGCGTCCCGGCACGCCGCTCCAACGCATCCAGATCATCAAGGGCTGGGTGGACGCGACCGGCGCGGCACAGGAGAAGGTCTTCGACGTCGCCGGCGATGCGAACCAGGGCAGCGTCGACACGGCGACCTGCGCCACGAGCGGGACCGGGCCGGATTCGCTCTGCGCGACGTGGAAGGATCCCGAGTTCGATCCTTCGCAGCGCGCCTTCTACTACGCCCGCGTGCTCGAGAACCCGACCTGTCGCTGGAGCCAGTACGTGTGCAACCAGTACGCGGTCGACTGCAGCAATCCGGCGTCCGTCCCCTCGTTCCTGGCGCTGTGCTGCGAGCCGCGCATCCCGAAGACGATCCAGGAGCGGTCGTGGTCGTCGCCGATCTGGTACCGTCCGGAGGGTCTGGCGCAGGTCCGCTCGACGGTCGTGTTCGGTGCGACGCCGGGAAGCGACCGCCTGAAGCTCACCGCGAAGCTCGGCCCGGGGATCGCACACGACCTCGCGACGCAGGACCTTCGCGTGACCGTGCGCGACGACGACGACATCCTCGACGCGACGATTCCCGCCGGCACGCTGCGCAACGGCAAGGCACGCGACGTCGCCGGACTCGACCTCGTCCGGTTCTCGCAGAGGGGTACGGGACCCGCGCGACTCTCGATCAAGGGCGCGCGGTCGAACCTCGCGAACGCGGACCGCTCCGACCACATGGTCGACGTGGAGATTCGCATGGGCTCGTTCGTGGTCCAGCAGAGCCGCCTCTGGACCCTCCACGGGAACGCGCTGGGAACGCGCTAG
- a CDS encoding peptidylprolyl isomerase: MRWLRKPPLHFAAIGMALFGLERWVTPTPQPERPTAIVTAARLEQLEGDARRSAGGPLDRAALLDRAIEEEILFREAIARGIDRDDQSIRFRLSEKMRFLAESEGGPEPEGSTDLYRQALALGLDREDPLVRGILVHKMRLLLKRTDGETPPTDEALRAYLDRHRDRYLQPARVTFDHVYLARERRAAGIDGDAQRLLIALRTRATPPDVARLGDPFPLGSHVQAQSARDVARVFGTEFAAAVLDLEPGTWSAVRSPYGIHLVRVSEREEERMPDLDTVRSRVRAQLLEERQEERLAREVQALRERYAVRVEAATGGEG, translated from the coding sequence ATGCGCTGGCTTCGCAAGCCGCCGCTGCATTTCGCGGCGATCGGTATGGCGCTCTTCGGGCTCGAGCGCTGGGTGACGCCGACTCCGCAGCCCGAGCGGCCGACGGCGATCGTCACCGCCGCGCGACTGGAGCAACTCGAGGGCGATGCCCGGCGATCGGCCGGCGGGCCGCTCGATCGCGCGGCACTCCTCGATCGCGCCATCGAGGAGGAGATCCTCTTCCGTGAGGCGATCGCACGCGGCATCGATCGCGACGACCAGTCGATCCGCTTCCGCCTGTCGGAGAAGATGCGCTTCCTCGCCGAGAGCGAGGGCGGCCCCGAGCCGGAGGGCAGCACCGACCTCTATCGGCAGGCGCTGGCGCTCGGGCTCGATCGCGAGGATCCGCTCGTGCGGGGCATCCTCGTGCACAAGATGCGGCTCCTCCTGAAGCGCACCGACGGCGAGACCCCTCCGACCGACGAGGCGCTGCGGGCGTACCTCGATCGGCACCGCGACCGCTATCTGCAGCCGGCGCGCGTGACGTTCGACCACGTCTACCTGGCGCGCGAGCGGCGCGCCGCGGGCATCGATGGCGACGCGCAGCGCCTACTGATCGCGCTGCGGACCCGGGCCACGCCGCCCGACGTCGCGCGGCTGGGTGATCCCTTCCCCCTCGGGTCGCACGTCCAGGCGCAGTCGGCGCGGGACGTGGCCCGCGTCTTCGGCACGGAGTTCGCCGCGGCCGTGCTCGACCTCGAGCCGGGTACGTGGTCCGCGGTGCGCTCGCCCTACGGCATCCACCTGGTGCGGGTCTCCGAGCGGGAGGAGGAACGCATGCCCGACCTCGACACGGTCCGCTCGCGCGTGCGCGCCCAGCTCCTCGAGGAGCGGCAGGAAGAGCGGCTCGCGCGCGAGGTGCAGGCGCTACGCGAGCGCTACGCGGTGCGTGTCGAAGCGGCGACGGGAGGGGAAGGATGA
- a CDS encoding HupE/UreJ family protein, producing MRLLAPIAAGLAVTATLAGAHAMAPALLEIAEQGSSLFTVTWKTSLMAPTGVTLQPILPADCADETARTETPGVESITTRWTVRCTRGLAGGTVGVDGLATGKTDALVRIAFADGRRIQGVVRASEPRLSIPARPAPWAVLASYGKLGVEHILTGPDHLLFVLGLLLIVMTPRLLVKTITAFTLAHSVTLSLAILGVVAFPSRVIEVGIAASVFLLAVELTRAAPPSATWLRRAPWIAAGAFGLLHGLGFAGALAEVGLPAGEIPLALFSFNLGIEVGQLAFVALVSAAGWLVVRTFARRPVWLTLAPAYVMGSLSALWCLERAALLVVGR from the coding sequence ATGAGGCTCCTCGCGCCGATTGCGGCCGGGCTCGCCGTCACCGCGACGCTCGCCGGAGCGCATGCGATGGCGCCGGCCCTGCTCGAGATCGCCGAGCAGGGATCGAGCCTCTTCACCGTGACCTGGAAGACGTCGCTCATGGCGCCCACCGGCGTCACGTTGCAGCCGATCCTCCCGGCCGACTGCGCCGACGAGACGGCGCGGACGGAGACGCCGGGGGTCGAGAGCATCACGACGCGGTGGACGGTCCGCTGCACGCGCGGCCTCGCGGGCGGCACCGTCGGCGTCGACGGGCTCGCCACCGGCAAGACCGACGCGCTGGTTCGCATCGCATTCGCCGACGGGCGGCGGATCCAGGGCGTCGTGCGCGCGAGCGAGCCGCGCCTGTCCATCCCCGCGCGTCCCGCGCCGTGGGCCGTGCTCGCGAGCTATGGGAAGCTCGGCGTCGAGCACATCCTCACCGGTCCCGACCATCTCCTGTTCGTGCTCGGCCTGCTGTTGATCGTCATGACGCCCCGGCTCCTCGTGAAGACGATCACCGCCTTCACGCTGGCTCACAGCGTCACGCTCTCGCTCGCGATCCTCGGCGTCGTCGCCTTCCCATCGCGCGTGATCGAGGTCGGCATCGCGGCGAGCGTCTTCCTGCTCGCCGTCGAGCTCACGCGCGCCGCCCCGCCGTCGGCGACCTGGCTGCGGCGCGCGCCGTGGATCGCGGCGGGCGCCTTCGGCCTGCTGCACGGGCTCGGCTTCGCGGGCGCGCTCGCCGAGGTCGGGCTTCCGGCCGGCGAGATTCCGCTGGCGCTCTTCTCGTTCAACCTGGGCATCGAGGTGGGGCAGCTCGCCTTCGTCGCGCTGGTATCGGCCGCCGGGTGGCTCGTCGTCCGTACGTTCGCGCGCCGGCCTGTCTGGCTGACGCTCGCACCGGCGTACGTCATGGGGTCGCTCTCGGCTTTGTGGTGTCTCGAGCGCGCGGCGCTCCTCGTGGTGGGCCGGTGA
- a CDS encoding AraC family transcriptional regulator ligand-binding domain-containing protein encodes MSKSIPLVRVAVLRPVIDLLLKVDADVRALLREADMPVGILAREESLMPLHQAIRFIELAARREGMEYLGLSAGLRASIESLGTFGRILRGAATLEEGLARLFAVNAAFNSGERWWLVPDGDRVRLCHHLVEPIDRAYRQADQYTLGMIITLVRLAGGRAWTPDEIQLQAPGSGDHLAYGPLERVPVRFDQKAMVLTFPSALLARRLRPAPDATPDRAEVDHWFASAPAKDFVRSVQQVIASLMPTSGQLRIGTVANALCMSVRTLQRQFAEHGLCFEGLARTDRLRCAADLLARTDCRVLDIALDLGYSDHAHFTRAFRRWTGVAPLAYRRACRNRVAEHIQETTIDVEPVLALGATP; translated from the coding sequence GTGTCCAAGTCGATTCCACTCGTCCGTGTCGCAGTTCTCCGACCCGTCATCGATCTGCTCCTGAAGGTCGACGCCGACGTCCGTGCTCTGCTGCGCGAAGCCGACATGCCCGTCGGAATCCTCGCACGCGAAGAGTCGCTGATGCCGCTGCATCAAGCGATCCGCTTCATCGAATTGGCGGCGCGACGCGAGGGCATGGAGTATCTCGGGCTCAGCGCTGGCCTGCGCGCCTCGATCGAGAGCCTGGGCACCTTCGGTCGCATCCTCCGCGGGGCCGCTACGCTCGAAGAAGGGCTCGCGCGGCTCTTCGCCGTCAATGCCGCATTCAACTCGGGGGAGCGCTGGTGGCTCGTTCCGGACGGGGATCGCGTCCGGCTCTGTCACCACCTGGTCGAGCCCATCGATCGCGCCTATCGGCAGGCCGACCAGTACACGCTCGGCATGATCATCACCCTGGTGCGCCTGGCCGGCGGGCGGGCGTGGACGCCCGACGAGATCCAGCTCCAGGCGCCGGGCTCGGGCGATCACCTGGCCTATGGCCCGCTCGAGCGGGTTCCCGTCCGCTTCGACCAGAAGGCGATGGTCCTGACCTTCCCCAGCGCGCTTCTCGCCCGGCGCCTTCGTCCCGCTCCCGACGCGACGCCGGATCGGGCAGAGGTCGATCACTGGTTCGCGTCGGCACCGGCGAAGGATTTCGTCCGCTCGGTCCAGCAGGTGATCGCCAGCCTGATGCCGACGTCGGGACAGTTGCGCATCGGCACGGTGGCGAACGCGCTGTGCATGAGCGTGCGCACGCTGCAACGGCAGTTCGCCGAGCACGGCCTCTGCTTCGAAGGGCTGGCGCGCACGGACCGTTTGCGGTGCGCGGCCGATCTGCTGGCACGAACCGACTGCCGCGTGCTCGATATCGCGCTCGACCTCGGCTACTCGGATCACGCGCACTTCACGCGCGCGTTCCGGCGCTGGACCGGCGTCGCGCCGCTGGCCTATCGGCGGGCTTGCCGGAATCGCGTCGCGGAGCATATCCAGGAAACGACCATCGATGTGGAGCCGGTGCTCGCCCTCGGCGCGACGCCGTAG
- a CDS encoding paraquat-inducible protein A, producing MYNQPLADPRLIACPHCDLLQRLPDLGPGASARCPRCDEELWRHRADSLDRTLALALAAAILYVVANAVPMLGLSAVGHQASTTVLGGAQQLWDDGRQVVAALVLFTAVVAPALQIGFMLAIVLAVRHRRPPRWVAALLRHHPTTITWSMIEVMMIGVLVALIKIADYATIVPGLALYALALLVPLLAAMQATFDPREVWTRVEWESSEAQP from the coding sequence GTGTACAATCAGCCGCTCGCCGATCCCCGGCTGATCGCCTGTCCGCACTGCGATCTGCTGCAGCGCCTTCCGGATCTCGGACCCGGCGCATCGGCGCGCTGCCCGCGCTGCGACGAGGAGCTATGGCGACACCGCGCCGACTCGCTCGATCGCACGCTCGCCCTCGCGCTGGCGGCGGCCATTCTCTACGTGGTCGCCAACGCCGTGCCGATGCTCGGTCTGTCGGCGGTCGGCCACCAGGCGTCCACGACCGTGCTCGGCGGCGCCCAGCAGCTCTGGGACGACGGGCGGCAGGTCGTCGCCGCCCTCGTCCTGTTCACTGCCGTGGTCGCGCCGGCGCTCCAGATCGGGTTCATGCTCGCGATCGTGCTCGCCGTCCGGCACAGGCGGCCGCCGCGCTGGGTCGCCGCCCTGCTCCGCCATCATCCGACCACCATCACGTGGAGCATGATCGAGGTGATGATGATCGGCGTACTCGTGGCGCTCATCAAGATCGCGGACTATGCGACGATTGTTCCCGGGCTCGCCCTCTATGCGCTCGCCCTGCTCGTCCCGCTGCTGGCGGCGATGCAGGCGACCTTCGACCCGCGCGAGGTGTGGACCCGGGTCGAATGGGAGTCGAGCGAGGCGCAGCCGTGA
- a CDS encoding paraquat-inducible protein A, with the protein MSAVLTAMQQGLQRCEGCGLVSRPAAGTVEGWCPRCGDELTFRKRESLQRTWAFVIAAAVCYVPANLLPVLTTTTAAGADSDTILQGVVLLWSPTGWPLSLIVLFASIMIPSAKIVALVYLLVTVQRGSIEHNTQRIRLYRMIELIGRWSMVDVFVDTFTAALVQLQPLMSVAPASGLFFFAAVVVLTMLAVESFDPRLIWDPASARGVQHA; encoded by the coding sequence GTGAGCGCCGTGCTGACGGCGATGCAGCAGGGGCTGCAACGGTGCGAGGGATGCGGCCTCGTCTCGCGTCCGGCGGCGGGCACGGTCGAGGGATGGTGCCCACGCTGCGGCGACGAGCTGACTTTCCGGAAGCGGGAGAGCCTGCAGCGCACATGGGCCTTCGTCATCGCTGCCGCCGTCTGCTACGTGCCGGCGAATCTCCTTCCCGTTCTCACGACCACGACGGCCGCCGGCGCCGACTCGGACACGATCCTGCAGGGCGTCGTGCTGCTCTGGTCGCCGACGGGATGGCCGCTGTCGCTGATCGTCCTCTTCGCCAGCATCATGATCCCGAGCGCGAAGATCGTCGCGCTCGTCTACCTGCTGGTGACCGTGCAGCGCGGATCGATCGAGCACAACACCCAGCGCATCCGCCTCTACCGGATGATCGAGCTCATCGGCCGCTGGTCCATGGTCGACGTCTTCGTCGACACGTTCACGGCGGCCCTGGTGCAGCTCCAGCCGCTCATGTCGGTGGCGCCGGCGTCCGGTCTGTTCTTCTTCGCCGCGGTCGTCGTGCTGACGATGCTCGCGGTGGAATCGTTCGATCCCCGCCTCATCTGGGATCCCGCAAGTGCGAGAGGAGTGCAGCATGCCTGA